The following coding sequences are from one Primulina eburnea isolate SZY01 chromosome 15, ASM2296580v1, whole genome shotgun sequence window:
- the LOC140815441 gene encoding uncharacterized protein has translation MRVFIKSIDERAWQRVLDGWSPPKLEDADGDTRLKPESTWTVDEVQTSNFNSKALNAIFSSVDTGMFNLITTCVCAKDAWEILQKHCEGSARDPIPNERLVNKVLRSLPERFNVKVCAIEESKDTSTINLDELMSSLRTFEMNLDLQRKDKGKTIAFEASTESYDEILQISKEVDKSDLGEESISLFTKKFGDYLKTMREKKKIGQKSELPNNSTFAKAQKFTPMKGQFRPKTEVQIQSNVRNLDSVQCRECSGYGHYANECANRLRKNKGMTVTLSDEKSDDDQGLSESENHTSLSSVIKEKRSMQINPLGVATGVAIPGRNTSSNSVCLKSTTLAEASQSETQEVDDDEVTLESVQTMYEELYEDWIKRTKGNASLSKENAELKSQISRLEVILSKKDLELCKVKEELGEATQILAKMNSSSSKLDSLLMTGQNDKAVLGYPNSLFEIGESSNTERKPTVFVKGSVETSNATQTEKGAPSKGRMSIKKSKSKKRHFICHYCYRPGIWYFDSGCSRHMTGSKDHLIDYVELRSGHVTYGGGAKGRIAGTRSADNCYQLGEDLVCNHSKVSELNLWHQKLGHANFKTLKNLGKYDAVRGMPNLSSGIPYVCGACQKDLTGKTIEDDIDGLLNESETLPNTDVAPGVVTPETTPALAESNDERGEYTENDDDVTNEEIDVPSKIQKNHLSSQIIGETFGGIDFDETFAPVARIESVRLLLAIACHMDIKLYQMDVKSAFLNGILKEEAYVSQPKGFEDPHHPNHVYKLKKALYGLKQAPRAWYGKLTEYLLDLGFKRVDSGLWYTKETNTNLVGFSDADWAGNLDDRKSTTGGCFYLGNNLVSWYSRKQNCVSLSTAESEYVAAASCCSQLLWMNQMIKDYGFNSDTLIMAGFDPQDIRSEMAASMGVESPVTTPSAEANV, from the exons ATGAGGGTTTTTATTAAATCCATTGATGAAAGAGCTTGGCAACGTGTACTTGATGGTTGGAGTCCACCAAAACTCGAGGATGCTGATGGAGACACACGGCTCAAACCTGAAAGTACATGGACTGTCGATGAAGTGCAAACTTCAAACTTTAATTCCAAGGCTCTCAATGCTATATTTTCATCTGTTGACACAGGGATGTTTAATTTAATCACCACTTGTGTATGCGCCAAAGATGCTTGGGAGATACTCCAGAAGCACTGTGAAGGATCCGCAA GAGATCCCATACCAAATGAAAGATTGGTGAACAAGGTTCTAAGATCTCTTCCTGAGAGATTCAATGTCAAAGTCTGCGCCATTGAAGAATCTAAAGACACTTCAACGATCAACTTGGATGAACTAATGAGTTCTCTCAGAACTTTTGAGATGAATCTTGATCTACAAAGGAAGGATAAAGGGAAGACAATAGCCTTTGAAGCCTCAACCGAATCTTATGATGAAATCCTTCAAATATCTAAAGAGGTGGATAAGTCTGATTTAGGTGAAGAATCGATCTCTCTTTTTACTAAGAAATTTGGTGATTATTTGAAGACTAtgagagaaaagaagaaaattgGACAAAAATCTGAACTGCCCAATAACTCCACTTTTGCAAAAGCTCAAAAGTTTACTCCTATGAAAGGACAGTTTCGACCAAAGACCGAAGTACAAATCCAATCTAATGTCAGAAACCTGGACTCTGTACAATGTAGAGAGTGTTCGGGATATGGACACTATGCCAATGAGTGTGCCAATCGACTTAGGAAAAACAAAGGCATGACTGTCACCCTGAGTGATGAAAAGTCTGATGATGATCAAGGATTAAGTGAATCTGAAAATCACACATCGTTATCTTCTGTGATCAAAGAAAAACGCTCAATGCAAATCAATCCTTTGGGTGTTGCCACCGGTGTTGCAATACCTGGCCGCAACACCTCTTCGAATTCAGTATGTCTTAAATCTACAACCCTTGCGGAGGCAAGTCAGTCTGAAACTCAAGAGGTAGATGATGATGAAGTCACTCTAGAAAGTGTGCAGACGATGTACGAAGAATTATATGAAGACTGGATCAAAAGAACTAAAGGAAATGCAAGTCTCTCCAAAGAGAATGCTGAGCTAAAGTCACAAATTTCACGACTTGAAGTAATCTTAAGCAAGAAAGATTTGGAATTATGCAAAGTCAAAGAGGAACTTGGAGAAGCAACTCAGATTCTTGCCAAGATGAATTCAAGTTCATCCAAACTTGACTCACTTTTGATGACTGGACAGAATGACAAAGCTGTACTTGGTTATCCAAACAGTCTGTTCGAAATTGGAGAATCTTCCAATACTGAGAGAAAACCAACTGTTTTTGTCAAAGGAAGTGTTGAAACCTCGAATGCTACACAAACTGAAAAGGGTGCTCCATCAAAAGGGCGAATGTCTATCAAGAAGTCTAAATCCAAAAAGCGCCACTTTATCTGTCACTACTGTTACAGACCTG GAATATGGTACTTTGACAGTggctgttcacgccacatgacaggttctAAAGACCATTTGATTGACTATGTTGAACTGAGGAGTGGTCATGTGACGTATGGTGGTGGTGCTAAAGGAAGAATTGCTG GTACAAGGTCTGCTGATAATTGCTATCAACTTGGAGAAGACTTAGTAtgcaatcattcaaaggtgAGCGAATTAAACTTGTGGCATCAAAAATTGGGACATGCAAACTTCAAGACATTAAAGAATCTTGGTAAGTACgatgctgtgagaggtatgcctaatTTATCCTCTGGAATTCCGTATGTTTGTGGTGCATGTCAAAAAG ATCTAACGGGAAAAACAATCGAAGATGATATTGATGGACTACTGAACGAAAGTGAGACACTGCCTAACACAGATGTTGCACCCGGTGTTGTCACACCGGAGACAACACCTGCACTGGCAGAATCAAATGATGAACGAGGAGAGTATACTGAGAATGATGACGATGTAACCAATGAAGAAATTGATGTTCCCAgtaagattcagaaaaatcatctatCATCTCAGATCATTGGTGAAACTTTTGGAG GGATTGATTTTGATGAGACATTTGCCCCTGTTGCTCGAATTGAATCGGTCCGACTATTACTTGCTATTGCTTGTCACATGGacataaaattatatcaaatggatgtgaaaagtgcatttttgAATGGCATTTTGAAAGAAGAAGCGTATGTAAGCCAACCTAAAGGATTTGAAGATCCACACCACCCGAACCATGTCTACAAGTTGAAGAAAGCACTGTATGGGCTTAAACAGGCTCCACGGGCATGGTATGGTAAGCTTACGGAATATCTGCTTGACTTgggcttcaaacgag TTGACTCAGGCTTGTGGTACACCAAAGAAACAAACACCAATTTAGTGGGATTTAGCGATGCTGACTGGGCTGGAAATTTAGATGATAGAAAAAGTACCACTGGGGGATGTTTTTATCTTGGTAACAATTTGGTGTCATGGTATAGTAGAAAGCAAAATTGTGTATCTCTgtccactgctgaatctgaGTATGTTGCAGCTGCTAGCTGCTGTTCACAActtttgtggatgaatcaaatgattaaagaCTATGGATTCAACAGTGACACCTTAATT ATGGCTGGCTTCGATCCTCAAGACATAAGGAGTGAAATGGCTGCGAGTATGGGTGTTGAATCACCAGTCACAACACCCTCCGCCGAAGCAAATGTCTAG